A single genomic interval of Lathyrus oleraceus cultivar Zhongwan6 chromosome 7, CAAS_Psat_ZW6_1.0, whole genome shotgun sequence harbors:
- the LOC127108116 gene encoding protein LURP-one-related 15, with the protein MQKRVQSSASNHHNSIIGPQYLVPHYLDLSIMRKVTTLTDNFIVTDINGKIFFNLKSSLISLHDHRLLLDATGKSVVMTLRRKVMKGHDRWEAFRGESTEVNDLIFSVKRSLMFQTKIKLDVFLANNMKEDISDFKVKGSWFERSCVVYAGDSHNIVAQMHKKDIVQSVEYGKDNLMVRVYPNVDYAFIVAVIMILDEINQDKIRQQQ; encoded by the exons ATGCAAAAGAGAGTACAATCATCTGCATCAAATCACCACAACAGTATCATTGGTCCTCAGTATCTTGTTCCTCATTATCTTGACCTATCAATTATGAGAAAGGTCACAACATTAACCGATAACTTCATAGTCACGGATATTAATGGCAAAATATTTTTCAACCTTAAGTCTTCTCTCATCTCTCTCCATGATCATCGTCTCTTACTTGATGCCACCGGAAAATCCGTCGTCATGACTCTCAGACGAAAG GTAATGAAAGGACATGATAGATGGGAAGCTTTTCGAGGTGAAAGCACAGAGGTGAATGATTTAATATTTAGTGTAAAGAGATCACTCATGTTTCAAACTAAGATCAAATTAGATGTGTTCTTAGCTAATAACATGAAAGAAGATATAAGTGATTTTAAGGTCAAAGGAAGTTGGTTTGAACGATCTTGTGTTGTTTATGCTGGTGATTCTCACAACATTGTTGCACAA ATGCATAAGAAGGACATTGTTCAAAGTGTTGAGTATGGGAAAGATAATCTCATGGTTAGAGTGTATCCTAATGTTGATTATGCTTTCATTGTGGCAGTAATTATGATTCTTGATGAAATTAATCAAGACAAAATACGACAACAACAATAG